In the Enterobacter cloacae subsp. cloacae ATCC 13047 genome, ATATCTTCCGCGGTGATGGCGGTACCGTCGCTCCAGGTGATGCCCGGACGCAGATGGAACGTCCAGACGGTGTTGTCCTTGTTCTCCCATTTTTCCGCCAGCCGTGGCTGGATTTCACCCGCCGGGGAGACACTGACCAGCCCGTCGAATAAATCGCTGATAATATTGAATTCGACATCGCTTTCGACTTTATGCGGGTCGAGCGAAGCGGGTTCACTTCCGTTATTCCTGACCAGTTCCTGCTTATCGGCCAACTGCGTTCCTGCCGGCACGTTAGCCGCCCAGGTTGCCGTGCTGGCACACAGGATCCCGGCCGCCAGTAAAGAGAGTGTAAAGTGAGTGCGTGTTTGTGGTTTCATTTCCTTCGCCTTATTGTCTGTATTGTGACGATCCGGAAATAACTCTTAGCGGCCTTATGGTAATAAGGCAATATTTTTCAGTAACCTATAAGAGCTTGATCTGATTAATTGTGCCAAACCGCTGTTCATACTGATGAAACGTCTTTCTGCAGAATAAATAACCAGCTCCGGCGCTAACCTGCTGAGTAAAGATGGGTAAAACCACTTTGAGACTGGCGCGCCGTTTCCTATTCTTTCCGTTAATTACATCTGTCATAAGAGAGTGACTCATGGATCGTATAATTACTTCCTCACGCGACCGCACATCGCTACTCAGCACCCACAAGGTGCTGCGCAATACGTACTTTATGCTCAGCCTGACGCTGGCGTTTTCGGCGATCACCGCCACCGCCAGCACCGTGCTGATGCTGCCGTCTCCGGGGCTGATCCTGACGCTGGTGGGGATGTACGGTCTGATGTTCCTGACCTACAAAACCGCTGACAAACCGGTCGGTATTCTTTCCGCGTTCGCCTTTACCGGCTTCCTGGGTTATATCCTGGGGCCAATCCTGAACGCGTACCTGTCTGCCGGCATGGGTGATGTGATCGGTATGGCGCTGGGCGGCACCGCGCTGGTGTTCTTCTGCTGCTCCGCCTACGTGCTGACCACCCGCAAGGACATGTCTTTCCTCGGCGGTATGCTGATGGCAGGTATCGTGGTGGTGCTGATTGGTATGGTGGCTAACATCTTCCTGCAGCTCCCTGCCCTGCACCTGGCGATTAGCGCGGTGTTTATCCTGCTGTCATCCGGCGCGATCCTGTATGAAACCAGCAACATCATTCACGGCGGTGAGACCAACTACATCCGCGCCACCGTGAGCCTGTATGTGTCGCTGTACAACATCTTCGTCAGCCTGCTGAGCATCCTGGGCTTCGCCAGCCGGGATTAAGCCAGAGTGTTGTG is a window encoding:
- the yccA gene encoding FtsH protease modulator YccA; translation: MDRIITSSRDRTSLLSTHKVLRNTYFMLSLTLAFSAITATASTVLMLPSPGLILTLVGMYGLMFLTYKTADKPVGILSAFAFTGFLGYILGPILNAYLSAGMGDVIGMALGGTALVFFCCSAYVLTTRKDMSFLGGMLMAGIVVVLIGMVANIFLQLPALHLAISAVFILLSSGAILYETSNIIHGGETNYIRATVSLYVSLYNIFVSLLSILGFASRD